Sequence from the Nitrospirota bacterium genome:
CTATCTGCCGATGAACTCGCTTCAGGTTTCGCGCGGCTGCCCGGTGAATTGCGAGATGTGTTCCGTACCTCAAACCTATGGCACTGAGTTCAGAATGGCCGACACAAAGAAGATCCTTCGGGATATTGAAAAGCTCGACCAGTGTCTTTTCCTGATCAACGACAACCTGCACCTGGCAAAGAGAAGGGTTAAAGGTTTTTTTGAGGGTCTGGCAGAGTCCGGCAAACCGTGGGTCGGTCTGGCCCCCCTTTCTATTGCAGATGATCCTGCATATCTTGATCTGCTGAAACGCACAAACTGCTGGGCCATGTACATTGACCTGAGCCCCTGGATCTCTGCGGGATTGAACGAAAGGATCAGTGCCTCCCAGATCGATAAGGCGAATATGTTCCTTGGGCGTATCAGGGAGCGGCACATCAAAATTATCGCTTCCTTTGTTTTTGGCTTTGACCATGACCGGAAGGATGTGTTTGAGCGAACCGTGCAGTTTGCAAAGTCCAATGCCATCGAAGAAGCCGAATTCCATATCCTGACTCCCTACCCAAAGACAAGGCTCGCTGAACGGCTTGAGGCTGAGGGACGCCTGCTGACAAAGGATTTCTCGAAGTATTCATCATCGTCGGTTGTGTATAAGCCTGCCAACATGACGCCTGAGGAGCTTTATGAGGGATACAACCGGGCCTGGAAGGAGTTCTATCCTGAAGAAACCCATGAGATGACTGAAGAGGGACTTGTGATAAAGACCTATGCCTGCTTTCCGGTGAACAAGGGTGACCTTGATTACGGTGGCGGCGCCAAATGGATCGATTCGGTAAGAAAAAAGCATGCAACGGAGGCAAACGCATAAATGTTGAAGACACTGAAACCATTTATTATATCGCGGTTCCTGTACGGCCTTGTTCAGGTGATGGCACTCAGCAGCAAAAGTGCGCTGATCTCATATCTGAACATTGCAGAGAAGGCGACGACGCGCGATCACTATAAACGCGCCATCAGGTCCATCCGTGAAATGTGGCGCAGCGGCCATCCGACCCTGAACGTTGCGATGAAGGTGCTCCGCAATACCAGTCCGCGCCACAAGAAGCAGATCATCCGCTGCTTTATCATGAACCAGCTCCTGGTGGGGAGCACCAAGCGCAAGGCGTTTTCCGAAGGCGCAGGGGGGTTTTATCCGCCGGGACTTCTGGTGATCAGTCCTTCCATGAAATGCAATCTGAACTGCTTTGGCTGCTATGCAGGCATGTACAAGAAGGACGAGGATCTTCCCTATGAGGTGATCGACCGCGTGCTGACCGAGGCAAAAGCGA
This genomic interval carries:
- a CDS encoding cobalamin B12-binding domain-containing protein, coding for MKIHLIYPDWGHFPLVYRRYIQVMGPAIVAALTPPEIDIVFTDERLEKIDFDLQCDLVAISMMTSQANRAYEIADRYRAKGVPVVLGGVHVSLMPEEAAAHADAIVIGEAENTWPDVIKDFRNNDLQKSYSCRNPAEDIPLPRWSIFDTSVYLPMNSLQVSRGCPVNCEMCSVPQTYGTEFRMADTKKILRDIEKLDQCLFLINDNLHLAKRRVKGFFEGLAESGKPWVGLAPLSIADDPAYLDLLKRTNCWAMYIDLSPWISAGLNERISASQIDKANMFLGRIRERHIKIIASFVFGFDHDRKDVFERTVQFAKSNAIEEAEFHILTPYPKTRLAERLEAEGRLLTKDFSKYSSSSVVYKPANMTPEELYEGYNRAWKEFYPEETHEMTEEGLVIKTYACFPVNKGDLDYGGGAKWIDSVRKKHATEANA
- a CDS encoding radical SAM protein, which encodes MLKTLKPFIISRFLYGLVQVMALSSKSALISYLNIAEKATTRDHYKRAIRSIREMWRSGHPTLNVAMKVLRNTSPRHKKQIIRCFIMNQLLVGSTKRKAFSEGAGGFYPPGLLVISPSMKCNLNCFGCYAGMYKKDEDLPYEVIDRVLTEAKAMGVYFIVVSGGEPFFRKDLLDLFEKHNDMAFHVFTHGGLLDEKLVARLAELGNVLPAISVEGFREETDKRRGEGHYERVLKAMKLLKEAGVLFGYSATMTRQNADIMVSDEFVDHWMAQGTTVGWYFLYTPVGREPNWDLVP